TGTAAAGCAATATCTCCCTGTGAAATGGGgtagaaataacagaaaatacttCACTAAAATACAAGTAGCTTAAAATTGTACTTGGTACAGTACCTGGGAAATTGTACTCAGTTAGTTCCACCACAGGCCTGTTAACAAGATTTCAAGTTTGATCACTGATACTAACTATGTatcactttaaaaaagaaaaaaaaagaaaaaagcatttaaaatgttttcagcacagaaaacaaaattactgTGGTGCTTAAAAGTGAATTGTTAAAATGATGGGAGCAAAGTTGGAATTAGAATCTTCAACATAAAGGCTACACCACTGAAGCCCTGAGAggcagtgagaaaaaaaattctggtGATCCATTTTCTAAACCCGATCTAAATCgttttctctcctgtgtttatGAATCAAGAACAGGTGAAAAAAGGGTTTTGCCAGGATAATCTTTATAAAGTTCccttattttatgttttttaatctgtgaaaCAAGTGGAGTAAATAAATTGGACAGGTCATATTTTTACTAACTTTGCAcaaaatacttcaaataaagcTTAACTGTATGGTgatatatttactttatttatttaacatacaTGTAATGTGATGTACATAAATGTATTATCTACTATCTATATCATATTATCAACAATTAGCCTACCCACTGTTGTGTGGAAGTAAGACTCCTGAAATGTGATTAATTCCTGCAtttaaactacatttcccagcatCAGCTGCATTGATTGGTCATCATGCTTCACATGAAATATCGCGATATCTGCGAATTGACCCTGCCCTATGTCTCGCGCACTCGCAGCTCCATCGCTCAGTATATAAAGCAGGACAACGACGGAAGGAGGACGGCTGGGGAGTCGCAGCCCGGGATTGTAAATAAGACcgttaaaactgtgttttatttacaaaagtGATGCCGGCTGTTTTAAAATATCGTTCCCAGTTGTTTTAATTCGTTTTTCGTAAATTTTTGGCTCTATTTCTCGCCTATTTCCGTGTGGTTTTTACACTACGCGTATAATGGCGAGCTCGGCAAACTCGAACCCAGTGGTAAGGATCAATCTCTAAGGATTGTCAGCGGGGGAAATGGGGGTAAAGTTAATGGAAAGCTGTCGACaagctggttttatttgttgcagtaaaatgaatctgtttttaacaaacacttcactgcttggtcaaataaaatgaagactTAAGTTCAGTCAATCGGCCATTTTAATCAGTTTGCTGAAACTAGTTCTTCTCAGATAAAACCATCTGGTAGGAGCAGTGGCTAATGAAGAGGGGCTGTAACGTGTTATTTCGTTAAGAGAAATAAGGTAAATGGTGTAGATGTTCAGGTTTAGTGGTGAAAATGCAATTTTAAGTTGTAAGTTATGGGTTGTTTGTCAGGTTGGAGGTTTCATGAGTTGGCCGTTAGTTGGTTCATGGTAGTGTCTCAGAGCCTTTTGAAATTAACTAACGTTAAGGCTAAACATGGATTATCGGTATGTTTGTGCTGTTCCTTTAGTTATGGTTCAAAGCATTTCTTGTGTCTTTGATTAGGTGATGAAAGGGATCAATGGTAAATTTAAGCTAAATAGTttatttctgaatattttatgaaataCAAATGTACGCAAAGCACCTTGCCATCATCCACTGCGAATGAATTGAGCTTATGTTTTGACAAATTAAAGTGTCCTTAGTCGAAAGTCGTCAACGCTCAGTCAAATGCCTCATCATTGTCCACCATTCCACGCCCAGAAGGCAGGTTAGCCGCCCCAAACCACCACTTTTACCCATCTCATGTCAAATTTGTCCTGATCCCTACCGACAAGACCATACTGCTTAGTTAAAGCTGAGCACTCATAAGATAATACACCAAAAATATCCTTCACATTCCGCCACATACTGGTAAAAGTACGAGGCTGTCGAGCGCGCAGTTTGCCGCTCCGTAAAATGGCTTCCACGTCTCCCCTCTCTCCGGTTCTGGCCCTCCTCCTTTCCGCTGCCTGGTTTTATACAGCCATATTGGCTCTCTAATATAGACTGCCCGGGATGGGAAGGTGCTACTCGACGCTACGTCACCGGCTCTACATATAAACACCAGACTGTGCTTTAAATAGTGGAGAGCAGACAGGCCgagggggagggaaggaaagacCGAGGGCCGTGCTGCGGACACTGGGGACAAAGCAGCGCGGTGGCCTGCTTGTGTGTCGCTTTTAGCTTTACGAAGTACCGCTTTGTTCTGATGCTGAAATGTGACCGTTATGCTGTTGCAGACCTTTAAACTGTATGTAattggtggtggtgttgttgtatGCACATGTCACGGTATCCCAAGGGGAACCGTTGTATACGTcgtgagacacagacacatatagaCCTGGTTCATATGGATTTGGATGATAAACCAATCAATGCTGAGTATATGTTATAGCTAAATGCCACGGATTATATAGCAGTGGACTAGTTTTAGAGTTGAGCTATACACAAGATAACAcgcaaaattaaaattaaaaattaaatgtaaaggAACATTGGTTATTGGCTGTTATACATGTTTTGCTGGTGTTATGGTGAAGCTGTTGTGTTcctatttaacatatttttgtaTGTACCAGTCACTTTAACTTCTATGTAAACATTGATGACAggagaaatattgttttttgatACCAAAggcatatgttttattttattttttgcaaaaaaTTAATGTAaacttgttttctctcctgttccACATAGCCTAAACTATATAAGTCTGTGATTGAGGATGTGATCAATGAGGTGCGAGAGCTGTTCCTGGATGAGGGTGTGGATGAGCAAGTGCTTCTGGAGCTGAAAACGGTAACTGTCCTCAGCattattgtttctgtgtgcaACCACTACAGAAGAAATATTACTAGATCAGAAGTGTGGTGAGAAGTGCTTAATCTTCTGCTTCAGATTGGTTTAGAAACTAGTTAGTTTCAAACTTCTCCCAGACAGTAATAAAGTCTGTTGAAAGGTGCACTGgatggatttattttaaaaataatttaaacccTGTGTTTGAACAATGATATTTAAAGCAGTTCCCAAAAACCTACAGTAAGAATGTATTGCTCATAGATTTATAAGCTTAGCTTTGCAACACTCAAAGACAGCCTCCTGACAAATGATGCCCTTCTGCCACCTTTGCTCGATGCTACAGCTATGGGAGAACAAACTGTTGCAGTCCAAGGCAGTGGATGGCTTCCATACTGAAGAGCAGGCAGCCCTGCAGgctgctcagcagcagcagcagcagcaggttcaacAGGTCCAACAGGTCCAACAGGTCCAGCCGGTGACCCAGCCAGCACAGACTCAGCAAGTCATCCTgcccccccagcagcagcaaggTTGGTTAGCACCAGCACTACAACTATTGTTAAAATAACTTGAATCAGATGTCTATAACTTCTGTCATTTGTTGTTCTGAAAGTCATATACaccttttaaattatttactCAACATACACAAGTAAATCCTTCTATTTAAGTGACTTATTGAAAGAATTTGATATTAAACAAGCAATTATTTTATGATTACTTAGTATATTAAATGGCCCAACCAATTTACAGATTTTGTACAtaattttttgttctttaaaaccaatttctttttcttcttttaaggCTATATTCATTGTTTTGGGGCATGTTATGGCATGACTTAGATGTGTTTCTCTCCACAGCTCCCCAGCAGCAAGTCATTGTTCAGGATTCCAAGATTCTTCAGCACATGAGTGCAACGGGGATGGTAAGTAGattatatgcaaataaattgAATGTAAAATTATAGTTTGGGGGTTTGCAGTGGTAGAAGTTATTGTGTATTCCTCAAACAGAAAGTAAATAAGTGCTACAAAGAAATGTAACAACTATTGTGACAGTGGAAATAAACCAAAGACTATCGCTTATAAGCAGTCATATGACCTTGTTTCTGATGGGCAGGGAACAAGACTGCAGGATTCTCACTAActctgtttgtttcatatattttcattgaGAGAAACACAAGACTATTTTCCACTCAATAGCCTgccaaaaagaagaagacagcaAAGAATCTTAATGTTTGTCTGCAGGCCTTTTTGTCAGAGCAGGATAACTGGTCCAGTAATAGACAGGAGGACATGGAGGGCAAGAGAGTAGAGCAAGGACTATCACAGAGCTGTGTAGTAGCCTGGATTACAGTTAAAGCCACATCCACACCCTTTTACACGCTCCCTTTTTGTCTCATACGCAATGACAAACACACctttttcttcatcagttttaatttcacacaaTGGAGCGTCGACACTCTCCTTCCTTTCTGCACTGGCTCCCCTCAACAACACTTCTGTTCAGCAAGCCATCTGTTATTGGCGAGGCTTGCATCTGTGCCGCTGTAGTAAACCATGTTTTCCCTCTTAATCCTACAACCTTTCACTATCAGACCTGGAAGATAAaacgaatgaatgaaaatatgtaaatgttgcttttattaCATCTGCCAGGGGAATATGAATATTAGCGCTTTAATTGTTAAGAGATTGAGCTGTGCtccataaatattaaaatttctCTAGAGAAAGGTACTTCACATTAAGGCCATAAATACCTGTGTTTGTACCTGGGGTGTATTTTTGATACCTCTGTAGAGCTTTTACACCATGACAACCATTGATTTCCACATTGATGAATCCAATCCTGTAGGCCACAGTTAGAAATATTATTTAGCCTCAGGACCAAGTTCCGCGTGTGAATGAGTTTTACCTACTGCTTCATTTCAATCACTCTTGTATGTGtgttctccttttctcctctagAGTGCAGCAGCTACCGCAGCAACGCTTGCTTTGCCCACAGGGGTCACCCCATACCAACAGCTCATCACCAGCCAaggtaaaacactcacacaATCTGTGTACAGCATGTTGTGTGTCAGGTTTTATTTCCCCGTCACAAAATGCTCCTGAATAGTCATATCAAGTTAAATCATAGGTATAATTTACTCTAGCGTGCTCTTAATGCGATACATTGACtgctctcctcatctctcttctgttttgtgGTGTTTCAGGTCAGATCTTGCAGGTGGTCCGTGCTCCAAATGGGGCTCAGTACATCATCCAGCCCCAGCAGCAgatcctcctgcagcagcagatgcagcctGGTGGCGTGCAGGCACCGGTCATACAACAGGTATGCCCGATCACACAAGTAGGAACATTTAGCTTTGGTAAAAGGAGAGAAATTTTTGAAAACTAAAAAATTAAGCGGGCTGGAAGTGCCTTGTTTTGTCTGCGGTCTTCAGAATGGCAATCAGCAACTTCCAGTATATAATAATTGTCATCCTGTGTATAATCGGTCCATAAATCTGCCCATGTTATGTTGTATGAAGCGGTTTAGCTGCGTAGCTGTGGAAGCAGTGGAAGAACCAACTTTTGGAAATATGGGAAAATAAAAGccatgaaaaacatgaaatgattcTGGGAAATCAGGACTGTCTGCTCACCTCTTTTCCCTAAAGAAACATTATCCATGACCCCACTATCCATCACTTCAAATGAAGCAGGAACAGTTAACTTTAATACATCATTTACTACTCTGCTTTTCAGCTTTCAGCTTACTACTGCTTCAAAATTACAGTACATCAGTTGAGGCCTAGCCGTGCTTATGATATTTTCAGATATAACTCCCAAAGAAAAGTCTAAAAAcaagaatattttttaaaaacttttaatcTGAGAGCTTATATAAAATGTGGACTCTTGCTATTTACTTTGTGTCCAGGTCCTGGCTCCTCTGCAGGGAGGCCCCCAACAAACAGGAGTCATCATCCAGCCACAGCAGATTGTTTTAGCTTCAAACAAAGTCCAAGGCAATACACAGGTTAGCACTTCTCCACTTCCTTCATGACTGATTATATTGTTCTTATCTGTAAGTTTGCAATGCACTTGTGTTCTGTAATATACTGTGCTGCTTTCCCACCATATTTTACAGCCTTATTTATTCTGTCATATTATAGATGGATATATAAGTGTATTCTAGTTTTATTTGTCAGAATTATTCTTCTGTAGTCAACATGGATGAAGCCTTGGGGTAAACCTACAGGAAGCTTGGCATAACTgagtgttattttatttagtgtTAATTAGACTAATGACAATCACGCATCAAAGCCAAACCAGCATCATGCTgtccttgttttctttctgggTCCCCTTTCCCATTAGGTGATGCAGGCAGCAGCTATGGCACCTCAGCCCGGTCAGGCAACAACAGCTGCTCTGGTGCGGCAGATTCAGCAAGCCCAGGGTGCAGCTGCACCACAGGCCCAACCACAGCCTCAGGCCCAGCAGCAAGACCAGCCCCAGGGTCAACCCCAGCCTCAGGCACAGCAGCCTCCCATGGTTGTGCAGGTGGATGGAGCCGGAGACACCTCCTCagaggaggacgaggatgaggaggaggagtatGATGAGGATgacgaggaggagaaggacAAGGATGGGGGAGAGGACgggcaggtggaggaggtgggcaCAAGAGGAAATCTTTCAAGCTAAACAGACCCAAAATCAATGCTACTGTTTTATGGCAGCTGATTGTCAGTGGTGCATGTTAGAAACCATTATTTTCATACTGGACTTGGGATGAGGATCTGAGAAGGCAGCTCATGCAAGTGTCAAGTAGTTCTACTGCTGTGATGAATAAAATTATGTCATCTGATAATTATCATCAGGTCATGCATTAGCATGTTTTCTTTCAACAGATTCAGCAGGATTGGCCATGTCACCAGAGACGTGTTTTAACGCTGTATAGACcagatgccttttttttttttttttaatgttccgCCTCATCTAGGACATAAAACATTGTtcaacctgtttgttttgtttcttcatcaGGAACCACTGAACAGTGGggatgatgtcagtgatgaGGAAGACCAGGAGCTGTTTGATACAGAGAATGTAGTGGTGTGCCAGTATGACAAGGTAAGAAACTCTATTCTGTGGGAGACAACAGTCAACCAGTGTGTGTAAATACAGAGATGCCTTATTTCTAATTGCCTTCTATCTCCTGATATAGAATTTTTACTTTCAAATCCCTAACTCGTGTTATTTCATATCGACATTTAGACAAAGATAAAATTTATACATTGAAGCAATAATATTTGTGGTGGTAAACGGggagaaaatgtgaatgaaagcCGCACCGTAATATTTTAAGTACACAAATAGATGTAATTTTAGCTTAATGACACATAATGACAGATATTGTTTAAAACAGAAGTTATAAAATTTTGCCCATATTATACAATTCCAGTGTAAAGACTGTCACACACTAAAGGATGAGCAAGTACTAAATGCCTCATAAATAGTTTAAttgtttatctttctttattttgaatttactgCCATGAAGTAAACAGAGATATTCACAATCCTTTATTACATCAGAGTCACTAATTCAGAGCTGCTAAAGAACTATAGATCAGCGCTGGTTAATATCAGTGTACATGTCCCGCTGAGCATTCTGTGTGCGTGGGCTAAAGACATAAGAGCCTGTGTCCACTGTAAGCTGAAACAGTGTCCATCTATCCTTGACGCCCACAATGTCAATTTCTTTCCCTCTACTCCCCAGATTCACAGAAGTAAGAACAAATGGAAATTCCACCTGAAGGACGGGATCATGAATCTGAACGGGAGAGACTATGTCTTCTCCAAAGCCATTGGGGATGCCGAATGGTGAagtagggggaaaaaaacacacaaaaaaaaaacaggagcaggAACTCTGTAACTCCTTCTATCCAGTTAACAGACACTTCAATATCCTTCCATATCCTGTGACTGGATTCATTTCAGGAAACTTCTTCTGAGTCTTTGAGAACTCTGACAAACCCAAAGGACTGAGAGGGTACTGTAAAACCTGGGTGTCGTCAATAATACTCGGCTAGCCTTGCGAGATGAGAAACTTACAGGAGAAGGGAAAGCCTGTGTGAACAGAgcattgtttctctttttttcttcttcctcttccgGGCTTCTCTACGTTTTTTCCTGACAGAGTTCACATACTTTGAAAGTAAGCGTTTCACATCGTACAGGTGTAGTGGACCAGGGTGACGTGACCTGCCCTGTCACAGGAGGTCAGAAGTCATTCATTATAACCCCGTAGATGAAAAACACCTTCATAATGCACTGTAGTCGGTTGACTGGATTGACTCGTGTCTACGTTTAAGTCCGAATTTAGTGCCACCAGTCGAGATCGCTGCCTTTAGAACGGCCAGAATCAACTTTTTTGGCTTCTAATTTTTGTTCTTGGATCGTAATTCTGTCTCAATTGATGTTTATGAAAATGGTGCTCCAGAGTGTTTTATGTAGTTAACAACCTGttattgttttaaacatttttttaaaatatgttctATGAAGGGTTAAGACAAAGAAGgtaaaaattacattaatttcaaaataactaATAGTTGCGTAAaggcatttttaaaatcttgtaGGGAGTGCTGAATCCAAAAAAAGTTAGTTTGTTCATCTGCTTCTCTGGAGTTTCATTCCATCTTTatcagaaaagtaaaacaaaaaaaaggaagaacagATCCAACACCGAATTCATTTAAGAATTGTACAAAATGTCTGAAAGTTTGTCCTGTTGGTGTTTCTTCTTTGCTCTTATTTTAGTTCTCTGCAGCCGTCTGAAAATT
The window above is part of the Seriola aureovittata isolate HTS-2021-v1 ecotype China chromosome 19, ASM2101889v1, whole genome shotgun sequence genome. Proteins encoded here:
- the gtf2a1 gene encoding transcription initiation factor IIA subunit 1, with amino-acid sequence MASSANSNPVPKLYKSVIEDVINEVRELFLDEGVDEQVLLELKTLWENKLLQSKAVDGFHTEEQAALQAAQQQQQQQVQQVQQVQQVQPVTQPAQTQQVILPPQQQQAPQQQVIVQDSKILQHMSATGMSAAATAATLALPTGVTPYQQLITSQGQILQVVRAPNGAQYIIQPQQQILLQQQMQPGGVQAPVIQQVLAPLQGGPQQTGVIIQPQQIVLASNKVQGNTQVMQAAAMAPQPGQATTAALVRQIQQAQGAAAPQAQPQPQAQQQDQPQGQPQPQAQQPPMVVQVDGAGDTSSEEDEDEEEEYDEDDEEEKDKDGGEDGQVEEEPLNSGDDVSDEEDQELFDTENVVVCQYDKIHRSKNKWKFHLKDGIMNLNGRDYVFSKAIGDAEW